In Oryza sativa Japonica Group chromosome 11, ASM3414082v1, the following are encoded in one genomic region:
- the LOC4350251 gene encoding LOW QUALITY PROTEIN: disease resistance protein RGA5-like (The sequence of the model RefSeq protein was modified relative to this genomic sequence to represent the inferred CDS: deleted 2 bases in 1 codon) codes for MVGATVSASAGVMNSLLGKLSTLLDKEYTKHKNVEKDVMFLQRELPSMEAVLQKHAMQDELDVQLKAWVSELRELAYDIEDSIDAFMVRIEHYSDESAGIKGFMSKKIHKLKKLRCHHKFSAVFLELKERVVEANERRRRYEVDGSTSGTTTSDCLLIPGCQHYSGLDELVGIKGPRDCIIKLLTYEADSGPSRQQLKVVSIVGCGGLGKTTLANQVYKEINGQFDCKAFVSMSQKPDMRKILMDLLSQILGNGSPMCFDEQRLIDKLREFLKDKRYLIVIDDIWSTSAWEIVKSAFPDNNLRSRIITTTRIMDVAKSCSANLQEYVYTIKPLNHQDSSKLFVKKIFPSGCGVPQHLKEVSNAILKKCGGLPLAILIIAGLLASKYDRKDEWEAVHNSIGSELGKNHTLEGFRRILMLSFYDLPHDLKTCFLYLSIFPEDDLIVRKQLVWKWVAEGFIRKVRGKRPDQVAESYFYDLINRNMIQAVGVQYKGNIYGCRVHDLVLDLIRSLSAQINFVIAIDDKGYESSPRKIRRLSLQASNLEDQEMQKLVSNQSHIRSLIMFRAFKKAPDLFKFHALRILDLSECNCLEDHHITCIVNMFQLRYLSLPCRITELPEQTGNLQHLEVLNIRRCMIKTLPEPIVKLGKLMCLHVKSGVKLPDEIGRMQALQELESISIPCNSVRLIEEIGRLTRLRRLTVETTSTTEKMGDQEVRFREMLVSSLTELGRNGLESLCISYPHGQNFILDSLFGSGCSLPKFHELDIKNYLCWVPRWITMLSSLVHLCLSMYDIDEEDMRVLNGISTLLFLHLELRNPPEERLVIGCDGLRHLNELHVFCQHSTMPLTFAPGAMPELHRLRLEFGARETLRMYGDFDFGIEHLSGLRDIRVDINYYSGGTDMDAEAVAAKDAITTASIIHPNRPLHDVRMHVTMMFTLKEAAQSVGLQSATKELNLGTDFQRTFVQIEDLDNPEVLRKLQQLLSPESSTRNQ; via the exons ATGGTGGGAGCAACGGTTTCAGCTTCAGCGGGGGTGATGAACTCTCTGCTTGGGAAGCTCTCCACCTTGCTGGACAAAGAGTatacaaagcacaaaaatgtgGAAAAGGATGTGATGTTCCTGCAAAGGGAGCTACCCAGCATGGAGGCTGTGCTGCAGAAACATGCAATGCAGGACGAGCTTGATGTTCAATTGAAGGCCTGGGTGAGTGAGTTGAGAGAGCTGGCATATGACATTGAGGACTCCATTGATGCTTTCATGGTGCGCATTGAGCACTATAGTGATGAGTCTGCTGGAATTAAGGGGTTTATGAGTAAGAAAATCCACAAGCTCAAGAAGCTCCGTTGTCACCATAAATTTTCGGCGGTGTTTCTTGAACTAAAAGAGCGTGTCGTTGAAGCAAACGAGCGGCGAAGAAGATATGAGGTTGATGGGTCCACATCTGGAACCACAACCAGTGATTGCTTGTTGATTCCCGGTTGCCAGCAC TATTCTGGTTTAGATGAGCTTGTAGGAATCAAGGGTCCAAGGGATTGTATAATCAAGTTGCTAACTTATGAAGCTGATAGTGGCCCATCAAGACAGCAACTCAAAGTAGTGTCCATTGTGGGATGTGGAGGTCTGGGCAAGACAACACTTGCCAATCAAGTCTATAAGGAAATCAATGGCCAATTTGATTGTAAGGCTTTTGTGTCTATGTCCCAGAAACCAGACATGAGGAAGATCTTAATGGATCTACTATCTCAAATACTGGGGAATGGTAGCCCCATGTGCTTTGATGAACAGCGACTCATTGACAAGCTTCGGGAGTTCCTAAAAGATAAGAG GTACCTGATCGTTATTGATGATATTTGGAGCACATCAGCATGGGAGATTGTGAAGTCTGCATTTCCTGATAATAATCTTCGCAGCAGAATAATTACAACAACGCGCATCATGGATGTAGCTAAATCATGTTCTGCTAATCTCCAGGAATATGTTTACACCATCAAACCACTTAATCATCAAGACTCTAGCAAGctgtttgttaaaaaaattttcCCTTCTGGGTGTGGTGTTCCTCAACATCTGAAAGAAGTTTCGAATGCAATACTGAAAAAATGTGGTGGTTTGCCACTGGCTATACTTATTATAGCTGGTTTGTTGGCTAGTAAGTATGATAGGAAGGATGAGTGGGAGGCAGTGCATAATTCTATTGGCTCTGAACTTGGCAAAAATCATACTTTGGAAGGATTCAGAAGGATTTTGATGCTTAGTTTTTATGACCTGCCTCATGATTTGAAAACCTGCTTCTTATATCTAAGTATATTCCCGGAGGATGACCTGATTGTAAGAAAACAATTGGTGTGGAAATGGGTTGCGGAAGGGTTTATTAGAAAAGTGCGTGGTAAAAGACCAGATCAAGTTGCAGAGAGCTACTTTTACGATCTTATCAATAGAAACATGATCCAAGCAGTGGGTGTTCAGTACAAAGGTAACATATATGGTTGTCGAGTTCATGATTTAGTGCTTGACCTTATCAGATCTCTATCAGCACAAATCAACTTTGTTATCGCGATTGATGATAAAGGGTATGAATCTTCTCCTAGGAAGATTCGTCGGCTGTCCTTGCAAGCTAGTAATTTGGAAGATCAAGAAATGCAGAAACTTGTGAGTAATCAATCCCATATCCGCTCACTCATTATGTTCAGGGCCTTTAAGAAAGCACCTGATCTTTTCAAGTTCCATGCTCTGCGTATTTTGGATTTATCCGAGTGCAATTGTTTGGAGGACCACCACATTACATGTATAGTGAATATGTTTCAGCTGAGGTATCTGAGCCTCCCTTGCAGAATCACTGAACTCCCCGAGCAAACCGGGAACTTGCAACATCTAGAGGTACTGAACATCAGGCGTTGCATGATCAAAACATTGCCAGAACCCATTGTTAAACTTGGGAAACTCATGTGCCTACACGTGAAGTCTGGGGTGAAACTGCCGGATGAGATTGGGAGAATGCAAGCTCTCCAGGAGCTGGAGAGTATCTCCATCCCATGTAACTCTGTGAGGTTAATTGAGGAGATTGGTAGGCTGACAAGATTGCGAAGACTTACTGTTGAAACAACAAGCACTACTGAGAAAATGGGAGACCAAGAAGTGAGGTTCAGGGAAATGTTGGTCAGTTCCCTCACCGAGTTGGGCAGAAATGGCCTTGAGTCACTCTGTATCAGCTACCCTCATGGACAGAACTTCATCCTGGATTCATTGTTTGGCTCTGGCTGCTCTCTTCCAAAGTTTCATGAGCTTGACATAAAGAATTACCTTTGTTGGGTTCCAAGGTGGATAACTATGCTTAGTAGCCTTGTGCACTTATGCCTATCCATGTATGATATTGACGAGGAAGATATGCGAGTTCTGAATGGCATCTCCACCCTGCTATTTCTCCATTTAGAATTAAGGAATCCACCTGAAGAGAGGCTAGTCATTGGTTGCGATGGACTCAGACATCTGAACGAGCTACATGTGTTCTGCCAACATTCCACAATGCCATTGACGTTCGCGCCTGGAGCAATGCCAGAGCTCCACCGTTTACGCCTCGAATTCGGGGCGAGGGAGACGTTGCGCATGTATGGTGATTTTGATTTCGGCATCGAGCATCTTTCGGGACTCCGGGATATCAGAGTTGACATTAACTACTACTCTGGTGGCACTGACATGGATGCAGAAGCAGTGGCTGCCAAGGATGCTATCACCACTGCTTCCATCATCCATCCAAACCGCCCCTTACATGATGTCCGAATGCATGTCACCATGATGTTTACCCTGAAGGAGGCTGCTCAGTCGGTTGGGCTCCAAAGCGCCACGAAAGAATTGAATTTAGGGACGGATTTTCAGCGCACTTTCGTCCAAATTG AAGACCTTGATAATCCAGAAGTTCTGCGAAAACTACAGCAGCTATTATCACCTGAGTCTTCGACACGGAACCAGTAG